The following coding sequences are from one Daphnia pulex isolate KAP4 chromosome 11, ASM2113471v1 window:
- the LOC124207155 gene encoding cold and drought-regulated protein CORA-like translates to MHFPIQLLSLIAVILLSLLSALGGAEQVGARPKREPQLLGALLQGALVGQQGYGGYYGGYGPYNSHGSHGHGHGHGHGHGHGGHGGHYGHGGHGGYGGYGGHGHGGGHGHLHGHH, encoded by the exons ATGCATTTCCCAATTCAACTG TTGAGCTTGATTGCTGTGATTTTGCTGTCGCTGTTATCTGCGCTGGGAGGAGCGGAACAAGTCGGAGCTCGTCCCAAACGGGAGCCTCAACTTCTTGGCGCTCTACTTCAAGGTGCGCTCGTCGGACAGCAAGGCTACGGGGGTTACTACGGCGGTTATG GACCTTACAATAGCCACGGAAGTCACGGTCATGGACATGGTCACGGGCATGGTCACGGACATGGCGGACATGGTGGACATTATGGACATGGTGGACATGGTGGATATGGTGGATATGGTGGACATGGACATGGTGGAGG GCACGGCCATCTTCACGGTCATCACTAA
- the LOC124207129 gene encoding uncharacterized protein LOC124207129, whose product MDESFKDRLEVAIHSKLDSLSTNCQFAASSRLANNEFPNNCEDMPVPISLEKLKKLTRAISNGSNKPDQTDRSKHLLKSKKLWQISGQELLTEHGFTALAEQYSETLPALTNKMLRLMGLDPLAFKVKSTLHCVSICGTGHSHDNWSGLPLFTFVEDEAKAPFIKMVLQIPVEGGHEGGRSKVELDGQIRLFDVCDGSDRDYHLTTFYSDCHHMFDEVKFGYRLTMQFELELETTPLLSSLSTSADLKTFLAVNYVQKTLAHWARYENNQPNMLVLLLEHRYAPSELNFGRLKGKDRLLARLLLSVGTVDMYLAQLRKTVFGPYNKTLSEEESVETDEENSETERPIANCLCCVQKRCKCLRPETQTISDVVYPEIGVLVEIASLTCFDGRIVECRPPLKVDIDANVIPFNHSLYTLEPEGPLLDSDFMEMSSDFYGPSNLRNVFRPRSVLVISTKNSLELMLSCNFTAVLDKLEANPYISDLNRVITFCQDFPEKVWLEAVDREERTRRLVSICLQLDTEYNNLKLLHLLSDNFSGHPIQYEGLRSKAIAIGVARLIKKVGVTVSDFMSHLVCEHRALEQIENFAHLVMELYNVDLKDVAENIGSKCVTFLYSKSKNLMPSLSVSTLVTCAAMVFRMYEENPRVRGLVPLHTLITFGDGLELLPLPMLFSVIEGIQTTCRSQLDNIQQCQRMQQCLHRKLLSYFLPEALAEEVTLFYLKQDDAILLKKFTQELVNQSNFDAIKMIVASADVWYQALTTMGGKWALNLLVSTRINHLEGMRLPVFSWIQGTAVFDDVPPLKKFFHSSEARATFPGFHSQQAAETWCEKYFGPDQLNHGFSAKTEIKGESAKYQCVVTKTRKLHCYHVELFHESRSELLELKDRRLRLLPLEECESKVINGITTSQQNDPVSSESTSCVSSRPSAKRIRRSDSIQK is encoded by the exons ATGGACGAGAGTTTTAAAGATAGATTGGAGGTGGCCATACACTCGAAACTTGATTCACTTTCAACAAACTGCCAGTTTGCAGCGAGTTCGAGGCTGGCTAACAATGAGTTCCCCAACAACTGTGAAGACATGCCTGTACCTATCTCCCTTGAA AAGCTGAAAAAGCTAACGCGTGCAATTTCTAATGGAAGTAATAAACCGGACCAAACAGACAGATCCAAACACTTGTTGAAGTCTAAGAAATTGTGGCAAATTAGTGGACAAGAATTGTTAACAGAACATGGATTCACTGCTCTTGCTGAACAGTATTCTGAGACTTTGCCAGCATTAACCAACAAAATGTTACGTCTAATGGGTCTGGACCCTTTAGCATTCAAAGTGAAATCAACCTTACATTGTGTCAGCATTTGTGGAACTGGTCACTCACACGACAACTGGTCAGGTTTGCCTTTGTTCACCTTTGTTGAAGACGAAg CTAAAGCACCATTCATAAAAATGGTATTACAAATCCCAGTTGAAGGTGGCCACGAAGGAGGTCGAAGTAAAGTGGAACTCGATGGTCAAATTCGTTTGTTTGATGTTTGCGATGGAAGTGATCGTGATTACCACCTGACTACTTTTTACTCGGATTGCCATCACATGTTCGACGAGGTCAAGTTTGGCTACCGATTGACCATGCAATTCGAGTTGGAACTCGAAACAACCCCTCTCCTATCCTCCCTATCGACGTCTGCGGATCTCAAAACCTTTCTAGCCGTCAACTACGTTCAAAAGACTCTTGCCCACTGGGCCCGATATGAGAATAACCAGCCTAACATGCTGGTCCTACTCCTCGAGCATCGCTACGCCCCGTCTGAGCTCAATTTTGGCCGCCTGAAAGGTAAAGATCGCCTTCTGGCTCGGCTCCTTCTCTCCGTTGGCACTGTCGACATGTATCTGGCCCAATTACGGAAAACTGTCTTCGGACCGTATAACAAGACTCTCTCGGAAGAGGAGAGCGTGGAAACCGACGAGGAGAATTCGGAGACGGAGCGTCCCATTGCCAACTGTTTGTGCTGCGTACAAAAACGTTGCAAATGTCTACGGCCAGAAACACAAACAATCTCTGACGTTGTCTACCCCGAAATTGGAGTCCTTGTCGAGATTGCGAGCCTGACCTGTTTCGACGGTCGAATCGTCGAATGCAGACCACCATTAAAGGTCGATATCGATGCGAATGTCATCCCTTTTAATCACAGTCTCTACACGCTCGAGCCTGAAGGGCCTCTCCTGGATTCTGATTTCATGGAAATGAGTAGCGACTTCTACGGCCCGAGTAACTTGCGCAATGTATTCCGTCCTCGATCTGTGCTTGTGATTAGCACCAAAAATTCCTTGGAGCTGATGCTCAGTTGCAATTTCACTGCTGTGCTGGACAAACTGGAGGCCAACCCGTACATCAGTGACTTGAATCGAGTGATAACATTCTGCCAGGATTTTCCAGAGAAAGTTTGGCTGGAGGCCGTCGACCGAGAAGAGAGAACACGGCGTCTGGTGTCCATCTGCCTTCAACTCGATACCGAATACAACAATCTGAAGTTACTACATTTGCTGTCCGACAACTTCTCCGGACATCCTATCCAGTATGAAGGGTTGAGGAGCAAAGCGATTGCCATCGGAGTGGCCCGTCTGATTAAAAAGGTTGGAGTGACCGTTTCGGATTTTATGAGCCATCTCGTCTGTGAGCATCGGGCCTTGgagcaaattgaaaatttcgcccacttggtcatggaacTTTATAACGTTGACTTGAAAGACGTTGCAGAAAACATCGGCAGCAAATGTGTAACTTTTCTCTACTCCAAGTCTAAAAATTTGATGCCCAGCCTGTCCGTCTCCACCCTCGTCACCTGTGCCGCCATGGTCTTCCGCATGTACGAGGAGAATCCCCGGGTCAGAGGCTTGGTTCCGCTGCATACATTGATTACATTCGGCGATGGCCTCGAGTTGCTTCCTCTGCCTATGCTCTTCTCTGTCATCGAGGGAATCCAGACGACTTGCCGATCCCAACTTGACAACATCCAACAATGCCAGAGAATGCAACAGTGTCTGCACAGGAAGCTGCTCTCCTACTTTCTCCCGGAAGCTTTGGCTGAAGAGGTCACGCTATTTTACCTCAAACAGGACGACGCCATATTACTCAAGAAATTTACTCAAGAACTTGTCAACCAGAGCAACTTTGACGCCATCAAAATGATTGTTGCTTCTGCCGACGTCTGGTACCAGGCCTTGACCACCATGGGCGGGAAATGGGCGCTCAACTTGCTGGTCTCTACTCGCATCAATCATCTCGAGGGGATGCGCCTGCCCGTGTTCAGCTGGATCCAGGGCACCGCCGTTTTCGATGATGTCCCGCCGTTGAAGAAGTTTTTTCATTCCTCTGAGGCCAGAGCAACTTTCCCCGGATTCCACAGCCAACAAGCGGCGGAGACTTGGTGCGAGAAATACTTTGGTCCCGATCAGCTGAACCACGGATTCAGCGCCAAAACGGAAATCAAAGGAGAAAGTGCGAAATATCAATGCGTCGTCACCAAAACTCGCAAATTGCATTGTTATCACGTCGAGTTGTTTCACGAATCGCGTTCCGAATTACTGGAGCTTAAGGATCGACGACTCCGCCTACTCCCGTTGGAAGAATGCGAATCCAAAGTCATCAATGGCATCACAACATCTCAGCAGAACGATCCAGTTTCATCTGAATCTACTTCCTGCGTCTCATCTCGTCCATCTGCCAAACGAATCCGCCGTAGTGACAGCATtcagaaatga